In the genome of Kitasatospora cathayae, one region contains:
- a CDS encoding SWIM zinc finger family protein, which translates to MEERWSTEHILSLAPDAASRKAAGKLSSPAPWSGTGTDGIALWGECQGSGRTPYRTVVELATPAYQCSCPSRKFPCKHALGLLLLWSGAPGAVPAGEPADWAAEWLRTRRERAERRAAPPADPEAARRRAERRGARVAAGAAELRLRLADRIRHGLADQSTAGPWEEVAARMVDAQAPGLASRVRELDTLPEERLLAEYAMLHLLATAATRIEQLPPELAATVRARVGYTLDAAEVLAGPTVRDRWLVLGSRTVPMEGGADDRLTTRRVWLRGAKTGRPALLLAFGRPGQAPDLALPTGHLLEAELAYHPGARPLRAALGTRYGAPEPGPAAPPAGLTVAEAVAGYGTAVADDPWLDSWPTVLAGVIPVRTPDGWYLTDGHHTVPIRPSAVPEAALWRLVAVSTGRPLTVFGEYGHQGFAPVTAWTAEHRPVGLTSA; encoded by the coding sequence ATGGAGGAACGCTGGAGCACCGAACACATCCTGTCCCTGGCACCTGACGCCGCGTCGCGGAAGGCCGCGGGCAAGCTGTCCTCGCCCGCGCCCTGGTCCGGGACGGGCACCGACGGGATCGCGCTCTGGGGCGAGTGCCAGGGCAGCGGCCGCACGCCGTACCGCACCGTGGTCGAACTCGCCACGCCCGCCTACCAGTGCAGCTGCCCCAGCCGGAAGTTCCCGTGCAAGCACGCGCTCGGGCTCCTCCTGCTGTGGAGCGGCGCCCCCGGGGCCGTACCGGCCGGCGAGCCCGCCGACTGGGCGGCCGAGTGGCTCCGGACCCGCCGGGAGCGCGCCGAGAGGCGCGCGGCGCCCCCGGCCGATCCGGAGGCCGCCCGCCGCCGGGCCGAACGGCGCGGCGCCCGGGTCGCGGCCGGCGCGGCCGAGCTGCGGTTGCGGCTGGCCGACCGGATCCGGCACGGCCTCGCCGACCAGTCCACGGCAGGCCCCTGGGAGGAGGTCGCGGCCCGGATGGTAGACGCCCAGGCGCCCGGACTGGCCAGCCGGGTACGGGAGTTGGACACCCTGCCGGAGGAGCGGCTGCTGGCGGAGTACGCGATGCTCCACCTGCTCGCCACCGCCGCCACCCGGATCGAACAGCTGCCGCCCGAACTGGCCGCCACCGTCCGCGCCCGGGTCGGCTACACCCTGGACGCGGCCGAGGTGCTCGCCGGACCGACCGTCCGGGACCGCTGGTTGGTGCTCGGCAGTCGGACCGTGCCGATGGAAGGGGGTGCCGACGACCGGCTCACCACCCGCCGGGTCTGGCTGCGCGGCGCCAAGACCGGCCGCCCCGCCCTGCTGCTCGCCTTCGGCCGCCCCGGCCAGGCCCCTGACCTCGCCCTGCCCACCGGCCACCTGCTGGAGGCCGAACTCGCCTACCACCCCGGCGCCCGCCCGCTGCGCGCCGCGCTCGGCACCCGCTACGGCGCCCCCGAGCCCGGCCCGGCCGCCCCGCCCGCCGGACTCACCGTCGCCGAGGCGGTCGCCGGGTACGGCACCGCGGTGGCCGACGACCCGTGGCTGGACAGCTGGCCGACGGTGCTCGCCGGAGTCATCCCGGTCCGCACCCCGGACGGCTGGTACCTGACGGACGGCCACCACACCGTCCCGATCCGCCCCTCGGCCGTCCCGGAGGCGGCGCTGTGGCGGCTGGTCGCGGTCTCCACCGGCCGCCCGCTGACGGTCTTCGGCGAGTACGGCCACCAGGGCTTCGCCCCGGTCACCGCCTGGACCGCCGAACACCGCCCGGTCGGCCTCACATCCGCATAG
- a CDS encoding DUF5691 domain-containing protein has translation MTITQDPWETLRTSALLGTDRRPLPATGLPLADAVDTSDPATALLELAALATVRRRAGALPVPATEPPGPPAPEDPRPEMPEAAARRLAVLLAGRTGGNGGGTLANLAELLPQWLTSARLEGRRPPAALIPGLLDAARARSELRGDAVALAGPLGRWLASQNPDWRFVLRTTAPEPDHQPGDPTDHRLWHEGLFAERVTHLTLLRRRDPAAGLELLRSTWSTERAEDRLLFLDALQDGLSPADEPFLEAALGDRSKNVRATAAELLSSLPGSALAQRMAERARVAVRLADSGTHLLVTPPAECDERMQRDGIAPKSPTGRGERAWWFGEVVAATPLAVWPESTGLTPEQLLALRVGDSVDETSSSWADDLREAWARAAVRQHDADWARALLGPAPVPPSRGAGRARGARVTGAPSKLLAVLPPEERAAWTAAFIEVHGLGDAFQLLGACATPWTPPLSTAVVTALARAAASGAYPWSHSGVLGMTERALAPETADAVEELAAGASPDSAWSETFARLAGTLRFRAAMLAELAG, from the coding sequence ATGACGATCACCCAGGACCCGTGGGAGACCCTGCGGACCAGCGCCCTGCTCGGCACCGACCGGCGCCCGCTCCCGGCCACCGGGCTGCCGCTGGCCGACGCCGTGGATACCTCCGACCCGGCCACCGCCCTGCTGGAGCTGGCCGCGCTGGCCACCGTCCGCCGCCGGGCCGGTGCCCTGCCCGTACCGGCCACCGAGCCGCCCGGGCCGCCCGCGCCCGAGGACCCCCGCCCGGAGATGCCGGAGGCCGCCGCCCGCCGGCTGGCCGTCCTGCTCGCCGGGCGCACCGGCGGCAACGGTGGCGGCACGCTGGCCAACCTGGCCGAGCTGCTGCCGCAGTGGCTCACCAGCGCCCGGCTCGAGGGCCGGCGGCCGCCCGCCGCGCTGATACCCGGGCTGCTCGACGCCGCCCGTGCGCGCAGCGAACTGCGCGGCGACGCCGTCGCGTTGGCCGGTCCGCTGGGCCGCTGGCTGGCCTCGCAGAACCCGGACTGGCGGTTCGTGCTGCGCACCACCGCCCCCGAGCCGGACCACCAGCCGGGCGACCCGACCGATCACCGACTGTGGCACGAGGGCCTGTTCGCCGAGCGGGTCACCCACCTGACCCTGCTGCGCCGCCGCGACCCGGCCGCCGGGCTGGAGCTGCTGCGCAGCACCTGGTCCACCGAGCGCGCCGAGGACCGGCTGCTCTTCCTGGACGCCCTGCAGGACGGCCTCTCCCCCGCCGACGAACCGTTCCTGGAGGCCGCCCTGGGCGACCGCAGCAAGAACGTCCGCGCCACCGCCGCCGAACTGCTCTCCAGCCTGCCCGGTTCGGCGCTGGCCCAGCGGATGGCCGAGCGGGCGCGGGTCGCCGTCCGGCTCGCCGACAGCGGCACCCACCTGCTGGTCACCCCGCCCGCCGAGTGCGACGAGCGGATGCAGCGCGACGGCATCGCCCCCAAGTCCCCCACCGGGCGCGGCGAACGGGCCTGGTGGTTCGGCGAAGTGGTGGCCGCCACGCCGCTGGCGGTCTGGCCGGAGAGCACCGGGCTGACACCCGAGCAGTTGCTCGCCCTGCGGGTCGGCGACAGCGTGGACGAGACCAGCAGCAGCTGGGCCGACGACCTGCGCGAGGCCTGGGCGCGCGCCGCCGTGCGCCAGCACGACGCCGACTGGGCCCGGGCGCTGCTCGGCCCGGCGCCCGTCCCGCCGAGCCGCGGCGCCGGCCGGGCCCGGGGCGCGCGCGTCACCGGTGCCCCGTCCAAGCTGCTGGCCGTCCTCCCGCCCGAGGAACGGGCCGCCTGGACGGCCGCCTTCATCGAGGTGCACGGCCTGGGCGACGCCTTCCAGCTGCTCGGCGCCTGCGCGACCCCGTGGACGCCACCGCTGTCCACCGCGGTGGTGACGGCGCTGGCCCGGGCCGCGGCCTCCGGCGCGTACCCGTGGAGCCACAGCGGGGTGCTCGGGATGACGGAACGCGCGCTCGCCCCGGAGACGGCCGACGCGGTGGAGGAGCTGGCCGCCGGAGCCTCCCCGGACTCCGCCTGGTCGGAGACCTTCGCCCGGCTGGCCGGGACGCTGCGCTTCCGGGCCGCGATGCTCGCCGAACTGGCCGGCTGA
- a CDS encoding cobalamin B12-binding domain-containing protein, with the protein MSVSGPIRVVVAKPGLDGHDRGAKVIARALRDAGMEVIYTGLHQTPEQVVDTAIQEDADGIGLSILSGAHMTLCARVLELLKERDAADIKVFCGGIIPDEDIAELKAMGVADIFTPGTPTRDVVAWVEANLRAAG; encoded by the coding sequence ATGAGTGTGTCGGGGCCGATCCGTGTGGTGGTCGCCAAGCCGGGGCTCGACGGTCACGACCGTGGCGCCAAGGTCATCGCGCGCGCCCTGCGCGACGCCGGCATGGAGGTCATCTACACCGGGCTGCACCAGACGCCCGAGCAGGTGGTCGACACCGCGATCCAGGAGGACGCGGACGGCATCGGGCTGTCGATCCTCTCCGGCGCCCACATGACGCTGTGCGCGCGGGTGCTGGAGCTGTTGAAGGAGCGCGACGCGGCGGACATCAAGGTCTTCTGCGGCGGGATCATCCCGGACGAGGACATCGCCGAGCTCAAGGCGATGGGCGTCGCGGACATCTTCACCCCGGGCACGCCCACCCGGGATGTGGTGGCGTGGGTCGAGGCCAACCTGCGCGCCGCGGGCTGA
- a CDS encoding ATP-binding protein: protein MTDVLRQHAEDAFVGELAALAAQDDRPRPERWKLSPWAVATYLLGGELPDGTRITPKYIGPRRVVEVAVTTLATDRALLLLGVPGTAKTWVSEHLAAAISGDSTLLVQGTAGTPEEAVRYGWNYAQLLTHGPSRDALVPSPLMRAMADGKLARIEELTRIPADVQDSLITILSEKTLPVPELGSETQAVRGFNVIATANDRDRGVNELSSALRRRFNTVVLPLPGSLDEEVDIVTRRVNQLGRSLDLPELPGGAEEIRRVVTVFRELRAGLTVDGRTKVKTPSGTLSTAEAISVVTNGLALATHFGDGVLRAGDVTAGILGAVVSDPVADRAVWREYVEGVVRERDGWKDFYRAAREVGE from the coding sequence ATGACCGACGTTCTGCGGCAGCACGCCGAGGATGCCTTCGTCGGCGAACTGGCCGCACTGGCCGCGCAGGACGACCGTCCCCGCCCCGAGCGCTGGAAGCTCTCGCCGTGGGCCGTGGCGACGTACCTGCTCGGCGGTGAGCTGCCCGACGGCACCCGGATCACCCCCAAGTACATCGGCCCGCGCCGGGTTGTCGAGGTCGCCGTCACCACCCTGGCGACGGACCGCGCGCTGCTGCTGCTCGGCGTGCCCGGCACCGCGAAGACCTGGGTGTCCGAGCACCTGGCCGCCGCGATCAGCGGTGACTCCACGCTGCTGGTGCAGGGCACCGCCGGCACCCCCGAGGAGGCCGTCCGGTACGGCTGGAACTACGCCCAGCTGCTCACCCACGGCCCCAGCCGGGACGCCCTGGTGCCCTCGCCGCTGATGCGGGCGATGGCGGACGGCAAGCTCGCCCGGATCGAGGAGCTCACCCGGATCCCGGCCGACGTGCAGGACAGCCTGATCACCATCCTGTCCGAGAAGACGCTGCCGGTACCGGAGTTGGGCAGCGAGACCCAGGCCGTGCGCGGCTTCAACGTGATCGCCACCGCCAACGACCGCGACCGCGGCGTCAACGAGCTGTCCAGCGCGCTGCGCCGCCGCTTCAACACCGTGGTGCTGCCGCTGCCGGGCTCGCTGGACGAGGAGGTCGACATCGTCACCCGCCGGGTCAACCAGCTCGGCCGCTCCCTCGACCTGCCCGAACTGCCGGGCGGCGCCGAGGAGATCAGGCGGGTGGTGACGGTCTTCCGCGAGCTGCGGGCCGGCCTCACCGTGGACGGCCGGACGAAGGTCAAGACCCCGAGCGGCACCCTCTCCACCGCCGAGGCGATCTCGGTGGTGACCAACGGCCTGGCCCTGGCCACCCACTTCGGCGACGGCGTGCTGCGCGCCGGGGACGTGACGGCCGGCATCCTCGGCGCGGTCGTCAGCGACCCGGTGGCGGACCGGGCGGTGTGGCGCGAGTACGTCGAAGGGGTGGTGCGCGAGCGCGACGGCTGGAAGGACTTCTACCGCGCGGCCCGCGAGGTGGGGGAGTGA